From Vreelandella neptunia, the proteins below share one genomic window:
- a CDS encoding LysR family transcriptional regulator, with protein sequence MRRFDFVTLKLFISVADEGRLTAAAEREHLALAAVSKRISDLEALVGTTLLYRRPRGVELTPAGQAFLHHARRIMDNIERLQAELSEYGEGVRGHVRIHSNTSAIIAFLPQDLSAFSRLYPEIKIDLQERVSSEIIAAVRDGLTDIGIFAGHVAAPDLQQLSYRQDRLVLMTPIDHPLAGRESIAFNEALAFDFIGLQQDASLQSLLNEQANLAGKALRMRIQVRSFDAICRMIHHGMGVGVLPEQTIYRDLGDLQLKSIPLSDPWAQRELVIGMRRYASLHVTARHLVDHLTLKENEQ encoded by the coding sequence ATGCGCCGCTTTGATTTTGTCACCCTTAAACTGTTTATCTCCGTGGCGGATGAGGGTCGTTTGACGGCGGCAGCGGAGCGTGAACACTTAGCGCTAGCTGCGGTGAGTAAGCGAATAAGTGACCTGGAAGCGCTGGTGGGCACCACGCTGCTCTATCGACGGCCACGAGGGGTGGAGCTGACGCCCGCAGGCCAAGCGTTTCTTCACCATGCCCGGCGTATTATGGATAACATTGAGCGCCTGCAGGCCGAACTCAGCGAGTACGGGGAAGGCGTGCGCGGCCATGTGCGTATCCACTCCAATACCTCGGCAATCATTGCCTTTCTTCCCCAGGATCTCAGCGCCTTTTCTCGCCTCTATCCTGAAATCAAAATTGATCTTCAGGAGCGGGTCAGCAGTGAAATTATCGCTGCCGTTCGCGATGGCCTGACCGATATCGGTATCTTTGCCGGCCATGTGGCGGCGCCCGACCTTCAGCAGCTCTCCTATCGACAAGATCGACTCGTGTTGATGACCCCTATCGATCATCCTTTGGCTGGGCGCGAGAGCATCGCTTTTAATGAAGCGCTGGCCTTCGATTTTATTGGCTTACAGCAGGATGCCTCGCTGCAATCGCTGTTGAATGAGCAAGCTAACCTAGCAGGTAAAGCGCTACGCATGCGCATTCAAGTGCGCAGTTTCGATGCCATTTGCCGCATGATCCACCATGGTATGGGCGTTGGCGTACTGCCTGAGCAAACCATCTACCGTGACTTAGGCGATCTGCAGCTGAAAAGCATCCCGCTGAGCGACCCTTGGGCCCAGAGAGAACTGGTGATTGGCATGCGCCGTTACGCCTCGCTTCACGTGACTGCCCGGCATTTGGTGGATCACCTTACCCTGAAAGAGAATGAGCAATAG